A single genomic interval of Nitrospirota bacterium harbors:
- a CDS encoding pyridoxamine 5'-phosphate oxidase family protein translates to MTKHSIDIPDKVKKGDVSVRERLNALDKIQLYAVLATDMEGQPYASLIAYKHDPDKNGIIFVTPRSTRKYKNVLSNSRVSLLIDTRTNTKKDYMGAESIMIIGNARPVRKGRRWEELARIFLRKHPYLKGIMQSQETALVYITIKQAFHVTKFQTVSE, encoded by the coding sequence ATGACAAAACACTCAATCGATATTCCTGACAAAGTAAAAAAGGGTGATGTATCTGTCAGAGAACGTTTAAATGCGCTCGATAAAATTCAACTTTATGCTGTCCTTGCAACAGATATGGAAGGCCAACCATATGCTTCTCTGATTGCTTATAAGCATGACCCCGACAAAAATGGAATTATTTTTGTCACTCCAAGATCAACAAGGAAATATAAAAATGTCCTCAGTAACAGTCGTGTGTCTCTACTCATTGACACAAGAACAAATACTAAAAAAGATTATATGGGGGCTGAATCTATTATGATAATAGGGAATGCCCGTCCTGTGAGAAAAGGAAGAAGATGGGAAGAGCTTGCCAGAATTTTCTTAAGAAAACATCCCTATCTTAAAGGCATAATGCAATCACAAGAAACTGCTCTGGTTTATATAACAATCAAACAAGCTTTTCATGTAACAAAATTTCAAACTGTATCAGAGTAG
- the mscL gene encoding large-conductance mechanosensitive channel protein MscL yields MFKEFKEFAIKGNVVDMAVGIIIGAAFGTIVNSLVTDILMPPIGLLLGKTDFSNLFVVIKEGTVPGPYASPDAAKTAGAVTVNFGLFINTIVNFLIVAFAVFLLIRNINRLRRQKEAPPAVPTTKECPYCLSQIPIKATKCPHCTSDLK; encoded by the coding sequence ATGTTTAAGGAATTCAAAGAATTTGCTATAAAGGGAAATGTCGTTGATATGGCTGTAGGAATAATTATTGGTGCTGCCTTTGGCACAATAGTTAATTCTCTCGTAACAGATATTTTAATGCCACCGATAGGTCTACTTCTGGGGAAAACGGATTTTTCTAATTTGTTCGTAGTAATAAAAGAGGGGACAGTTCCCGGACCTTATGCTTCACCTGATGCAGCAAAAACCGCTGGTGCGGTAACAGTTAATTTTGGGTTATTTATAAATACTATTGTTAATTTTCTCATAGTTGCCTTTGCTGTTTTTCTTCTCATCAGAAATATTAACAGACTCAGAAGACAGAAGGAAGCCCCTCCTGCAGTACCAACAACCAAAGAATGTCCATATTGCCTATCTCAGATACCTATTAAGGCGACAAAATGTCCTCATTGTACTTCTGATTTGAAATGA
- the rimI gene encoding ribosomal protein S18-alanine N-acetyltransferase produces MDKLVIRDMGEEDILEVVNIEQVSFSTPWSEQSFLRELYRKYSIMKVAVFRDKIIGYICADYKFHEACILNLAVHPDYRRRGVATILMNNVINELKNRGCVFLYLKVRFSNTGAKEFYKRFGFKTESIRKKYYSNPDEDALVMMGRL; encoded by the coding sequence ATGGATAAGCTGGTCATCCGTGATATGGGGGAAGAAGATATATTAGAGGTTGTTAATATTGAGCAGGTTTCATTCAGCACCCCATGGTCTGAACAATCTTTTCTACGTGAACTTTACAGGAAATATTCAATTATGAAAGTCGCTGTCTTCAGAGATAAAATTATCGGATATATCTGTGCAGATTATAAGTTTCATGAAGCGTGTATCCTTAACCTTGCGGTGCATCCTGATTACAGGAGACGGGGTGTTGCAACAATATTAATGAATAATGTTATAAATGAATTAAAAAACAGGGGTTGTGTTTTTCTATATCTGAAAGTTAGGTTTTCAAATACAGGTGCGAAAGAATTCTATAAGCGCTTTGGATTTAAAACTGAAAGTATAAGAAAAAAATATTATAGCAATCCAGATGAGGATGCGCTTGTGATGATGGGAAGGTTATAA
- a CDS encoding zinc ribbon domain-containing protein has protein sequence MPIYEYICNKCNKNFTLFHWISSTEDEILCPGCGSRDISKKISKFSCSISATSSSGNISGFSGGG, from the coding sequence ATGCCAATTTATGAATATATCTGTAATAAATGTAATAAAAATTTTACTCTTTTTCATTGGATAAGCTCAACAGAGGATGAAATATTATGTCCAGGTTGCGGATCAAGAGATATCAGTAAAAAGATCTCAAAATTCAGCTGTTCCATATCTGCTACCTCTTCATCAGGTAATATCTCAGGATTCAGTGGGGGTGGTTGA
- a CDS encoding thioredoxin family protein → MPIISNSDKEQLKKLFLSLRNPVKIITFTQEFECNYCQMTRELLHELSELSDKISIEVYDFVKDAEIARSYGIDKIPAIILMRDQDYGIRFYGVPAGYEFTSLVEDIIDISIGNAVLSIASLKELEKVDKPVHIQVLISPTCPYCAQAVRLAHKFAMSNDFIRADMIELSEFPYLSVKYDVKGVPKIVINEKHTFIGSLPEADFLKLILKAIGK, encoded by the coding sequence ATGCCCATAATATCCAATAGTGACAAGGAACAACTGAAAAAGCTCTTTTTGTCTCTAAGAAATCCAGTAAAGATTATCACATTTACACAAGAATTTGAATGCAATTACTGTCAGATGACAAGGGAACTTCTCCATGAACTTTCTGAACTTTCTGATAAGATTTCGATTGAAGTATATGATTTTGTTAAAGATGCAGAAATTGCTCGTTCATATGGGATTGACAAAATACCTGCCATTATACTAATGAGAGACCAAGATTATGGAATACGTTTCTACGGTGTGCCCGCAGGATATGAATTTACCTCTCTTGTTGAAGATATAATAGATATAAGCATTGGAAATGCTGTGCTGTCAATTGCGTCCTTGAAAGAACTGGAAAAAGTTGATAAGCCTGTACATATTCAGGTCTTAATATCACCAACCTGCCCTTATTGCGCTCAGGCTGTTCGCCTGGCACATAAATTTGCAATGTCAAATGATTTTATAAGGGCTGATATGATAGAGCTTTCAGAGTTTCCGTATCTTTCAGTAAAATACGATGTAAAAGGGGTGCCCAAAATCGTCATCAACGAAAAACATACCTTTATAGGCTCACTTCCAGAAGCGGATTTTCTAAAATTAATTCTTAAGGCCATTGGGAAATAG
- a CDS encoding FAD-dependent oxidoreductase — translation MKPPEFILNISSLSQLRKPDPTILYDMLIIGGGPAAMSAAIYAARKMVNLIILSIDFGGLIKESAEIENYLGFQSINSLDLAARFEEHVKGFDIPASLGIAVKKIEKKENIFIAMMEDGTIYSGRTVIFATGGRHRSLNVPGAKELVGKGVSYCATCDAPLFQSKKVIIIGGGNSAFSTAIDLIRFKADIVLVNFSEGWQADAILQQRVKYYDKIKYLDSHEVISIGGDNKVENVILRNRKTGKEVIIDANGVFIEIGLVPNSSAVSDLVKLNEIGEVITDCLCRTSVEGFFSAGDVTSIPHKQIIISAGEGAKAALSAYEYLLHMI, via the coding sequence ATGAAACCTCCGGAATTTATTTTGAATATATCATCTTTATCCCAACTACGAAAGCCAGATCCAACCATACTTTATGACATGTTGATTATCGGTGGTGGCCCTGCTGCTATGAGTGCTGCAATTTATGCTGCACGTAAGATGGTTAATCTTATCATCCTTTCTATAGATTTTGGAGGACTGATTAAAGAGTCAGCTGAAATAGAAAACTATTTAGGATTTCAGAGTATCAACTCTCTTGATCTCGCAGCGAGATTTGAAGAACACGTCAAGGGTTTTGACATCCCAGCCAGTTTAGGGATAGCGGTTAAGAAGATAGAAAAAAAGGAAAATATTTTTATTGCCATGATGGAGGACGGAACCATATATTCTGGACGAACTGTTATATTTGCAACTGGGGGGAGACACCGATCACTCAATGTCCCCGGTGCTAAAGAGCTTGTTGGGAAAGGAGTATCTTATTGTGCTACATGTGATGCTCCGCTTTTTCAGAGTAAAAAAGTAATTATTATTGGCGGAGGGAATTCAGCATTCAGTACTGCAATAGACCTCATCCGCTTTAAGGCAGATATTGTCCTTGTCAATTTTTCAGAAGGCTGGCAGGCTGATGCAATTTTGCAACAAAGAGTTAAATATTATGACAAAATAAAATATCTTGATTCACATGAAGTTATTTCTATAGGCGGAGACAATAAAGTAGAGAATGTTATATTGAGAAATCGTAAAACAGGCAAGGAAGTTATTATCGATGCAAACGGAGTTTTTATCGAAATTGGGCTTGTCCCTAATTCCAGCGCTGTATCGGATTTGGTTAAGTTGAATGAGATAGGTGAGGTTATCACTGATTGTTTATGCAGAACAAGCGTTGAAGGATTTTTTAGTGCCGGTGATGTAACTTCCATCCCTCACAAGCAAATTATAATATCAGCAGGTGAAGGTGCAAAAGCAGCATTGTCTGCTTATGAATATCTGCTTCATATGATATAA
- a CDS encoding Mut7-C RNAse domain-containing protein produces the protein MRFIADVMLGRLARWMRFLGFDTLYFNNITDSRLLRIAREQNRFILTRDTLLARKKGNKYCLLITANDSLQQLMEVIEKLALKRFNLLTRCVVCNGRLIRISTKNEIKNFVPEFIYLNYNFFMKCDDCGKIYWEGSHPKQFKEKIKEILK, from the coding sequence ATGCGTTTTATTGCGGATGTCATGCTCGGTAGGCTTGCTCGCTGGATGAGGTTTTTAGGATTTGATACCCTGTATTTCAATAATATTACTGATAGTAGACTTCTAAGGATTGCAAGAGAGCAGAACCGTTTTATTTTAACAAGAGATACCCTCCTTGCCCGAAAAAAGGGCAATAAGTATTGTCTACTTATTACTGCTAATGATTCATTACAACAGCTAATGGAAGTAATAGAAAAGTTAGCTCTGAAAAGGTTTAATTTGCTGACACGGTGTGTTGTCTGTAATGGAAGACTTATTAGAATATCTACTAAGAATGAGATAAAGAATTTTGTTCCTGAATTCATTTATCTCAACTACAATTTTTTTATGAAATGTGATGATTGTGGTAAAATTTATTGGGAAGGAAGCCACCCAAAGCAATTTAAGGAGAAAATAAAGGAAATTTTGAAATAA
- the rpoC gene encoding DNA-directed RNA polymerase subunit beta', with amino-acid sequence MSSFWKKRVRGSRLTEDIYAIFQKPKDPTDFEAVRIRLASPEKIREWSYGEVKKPETINYRTFKPERDGLFCAKIFGPIKDWECICGKYKRMKHRGVVCDKCGVEVIQSKVRRERLGHIELASPVAHIWFLKGLPSRIGTLLDMTMRQLERVLYFENYIVIDSGDTPLKEKELLTEEDLRKKIAEYGNRFKAGMGAEAIRELLRRVDLEALYADLKVKIHDAVSLGVKKKLTKRLKVVDAFRKSGNKPEWMIMDVIPVLPPDLRPLVPLEGGRFATSDLNDLYRRVINRNNRLKRLMDLKAPSVIIKNEKRMLQEAVDALFDNGRRSRVLKTTTKRPLKSLSDMIKGKQGRFRQNLLGKRVDYSGRSVIVVGPELKLHQCGLPKRMALELFKPFIFNKLEEKGFATTIKAAKKLVEKESPEVWDALEDVIREHPVLLNRAPTLHRLGIQAFDPVLVEGKAIKLHPLVCTAFNADFDGDQMAVHVPLSIEAQIEARVLMMSVNNILSPANGKPIVVPTQDMVLGIYYLTKDKKGAKGEGKIFSDPEDLRIAYDAGIVDEHARIKVRMNGEFVETTVGRIIFSEILPKGIPFSMVNKELTKKELGKLIEYIYKISGKRNAVVFLDNLEALGFKYATKSGVSISMADMHIPSKKPELIAAAEQEVIEVQKQYADGLITHGERYNKVIDIWANVTEKVADEMMKELGAEDGKTFSEDELKERRAFNSIFMMADSGARGSTAQIRQLAGMRGLMAKPSGEIIETPITANFREGLTPLQYFISTHGARKGLADTALKTANSGYLTRRLVDVAQDVIVTEDDCGTTDGITVTSLVEGGEIIQPLEERIIGRISIDDIKDPITKELIVKKNQEIDEELANKIIDSGIDRVKIRSVLTCQSKYGVCTKCYGRDLARGEIVEKGESVGIIAAQSIGEPGTQLTMRTFHIGGAASKVVEQTVLEAKNSGTIKFINITTVKNREGLLVVMNRNGSIAVVDSRGREREKYSIVYGAKLLVKNNQKVEIGERLVEWDPYSTPILTELGGKIALGDIVEGVTVKEEVDEVTGLSHKVIIDYPANMRPRISIKDEQGKVTQKIPGTTALARYLLPAGAHILVEKGDTVYPGDILAKIPRETTKTKDITGGLPRVAELFEARRPKEQAIVTEIDGMVEFKGAHKGMRVVVVKGGDEVREYLIPKGKHVSVHEGDWVRAGEPLMDGAVNPHNILDILGPHELQRYLVDEVQKVYRLQGVSINDKHIEVIVRQMMKKVKIEDPGDTDFLISEQVDRRIFHEENLRVKAAGGKPAQGKPLLLGITKASLTTDSFISAASFQETTRVLTEAAITGLIDELKGLKENVIMGRMIPAGTGMPRYRNTFVKREFQPQLSEPEPSITEQT; translated from the coding sequence ATGTCGAGCTTCTGGAAAAAAAGAGTAAGGGGGAGTAGATTGACAGAGGACATCTACGCAATTTTTCAAAAACCAAAAGATCCAACCGATTTTGAAGCTGTAAGAATAAGGCTTGCTTCACCTGAAAAGATCAGGGAGTGGTCATATGGTGAAGTCAAAAAGCCTGAAACTATAAATTACCGTACTTTCAAACCTGAAAGAGACGGGCTTTTCTGTGCCAAAATTTTTGGTCCAATAAAGGACTGGGAATGCATTTGTGGAAAGTATAAGAGGATGAAGCACAGAGGGGTTGTCTGTGACAAATGCGGCGTCGAAGTAATACAATCCAAGGTAAGACGTGAACGATTGGGACATATTGAACTTGCAAGTCCAGTTGCACATATATGGTTTTTAAAAGGCTTACCAAGCAGAATCGGCACTTTACTCGATATGACTATGAGGCAACTTGAACGTGTTCTTTATTTCGAAAATTACATAGTCATAGATTCTGGTGATACCCCTTTAAAAGAAAAAGAATTACTGACAGAAGAAGATTTGAGGAAAAAGATAGCTGAGTATGGTAACAGATTCAAAGCAGGCATGGGAGCTGAAGCGATTAGGGAATTATTAAGAAGAGTTGATCTTGAAGCGCTTTATGCTGATCTGAAGGTTAAGATACATGATGCAGTATCTCTTGGAGTGAAAAAGAAACTCACAAAGAGGCTGAAAGTTGTTGATGCTTTCAGAAAATCTGGGAATAAGCCAGAATGGATGATTATGGATGTTATTCCTGTTTTACCTCCTGATTTAAGGCCACTCGTTCCCCTGGAAGGGGGGAGATTTGCAACTTCGGATCTTAATGACCTTTACAGAAGAGTTATTAACAGAAACAACAGACTTAAGAGATTAATGGATCTAAAAGCGCCGAGTGTGATAATAAAGAATGAAAAAAGGATGCTTCAGGAGGCGGTTGATGCCCTTTTTGATAATGGCAGAAGAAGTCGGGTTCTAAAGACTACAACAAAACGACCTTTAAAATCCTTGAGTGACATGATAAAGGGCAAGCAGGGAAGATTCAGGCAGAATCTTTTAGGTAAGAGGGTTGATTATTCAGGGAGGTCAGTCATTGTTGTTGGCCCAGAGTTGAAGCTTCATCAATGTGGACTTCCAAAACGTATGGCTTTAGAACTATTTAAGCCATTTATTTTTAATAAACTCGAAGAAAAAGGATTTGCCACAACAATAAAAGCAGCAAAGAAGCTTGTGGAAAAAGAAAGTCCTGAAGTTTGGGATGCCCTTGAAGATGTTATTAGAGAGCATCCTGTGCTACTTAACCGTGCCCCAACCTTACACAGGCTTGGTATACAGGCATTTGACCCTGTTCTTGTTGAGGGAAAGGCTATAAAATTGCATCCATTAGTATGTACAGCTTTTAATGCAGATTTTGATGGAGATCAGATGGCAGTTCATGTTCCACTTTCTATCGAAGCCCAGATTGAGGCAAGGGTTCTAATGATGTCTGTAAATAACATACTTTCACCTGCTAATGGGAAGCCAATTGTTGTTCCTACACAGGATATGGTTTTAGGGATATATTATTTAACGAAAGATAAAAAAGGTGCAAAGGGTGAAGGAAAAATATTTTCTGACCCTGAAGATCTCAGGATTGCATATGATGCAGGTATTGTGGATGAACATGCAAGAATTAAAGTAAGAATGAATGGTGAATTTGTCGAGACAACAGTTGGTCGTATAATTTTCAGTGAGATATTGCCAAAGGGAATTCCTTTTTCAATGGTTAATAAAGAGCTGACAAAGAAAGAACTCGGTAAATTAATAGAGTATATTTACAAAATATCGGGTAAGCGAAATGCTGTTGTATTTCTTGATAATCTTGAAGCACTCGGTTTTAAGTATGCAACAAAATCAGGGGTATCAATATCAATGGCTGACATGCATATCCCCTCTAAAAAACCTGAACTTATTGCTGCTGCGGAACAAGAAGTTATAGAAGTTCAAAAACAATATGCTGACGGCCTGATTACACATGGAGAACGATATAACAAGGTTATTGATATATGGGCAAATGTTACAGAAAAGGTGGCTGATGAAATGATGAAGGAGCTTGGTGCAGAAGACGGAAAAACCTTTTCTGAAGATGAACTAAAAGAGAGAAGAGCATTTAACAGCATATTTATGATGGCTGATTCTGGAGCACGAGGAAGCACTGCACAGATCAGACAGCTTGCAGGGATGCGTGGTTTGATGGCAAAGCCTTCCGGTGAAATTATTGAGACCCCTATTACAGCTAACTTTAGAGAAGGGTTAACTCCACTTCAATATTTCATATCAACGCACGGTGCTAGAAAAGGGCTTGCTGATACAGCACTAAAAACAGCTAACTCCGGATATCTAACAAGACGACTTGTAGATGTTGCTCAGGATGTTATTGTTACAGAAGATGATTGTGGTACAACCGATGGAATAACCGTTACTTCTCTTGTCGAAGGTGGAGAGATAATCCAGCCACTTGAAGAGAGAATTATAGGAAGGATATCTATTGATGATATAAAAGACCCTATAACAAAAGAACTTATTGTTAAGAAGAATCAGGAAATAGATGAGGAACTTGCAAATAAGATAATAGATTCTGGTATTGATAGAGTTAAAATACGCTCTGTGCTTACCTGCCAATCTAAATATGGGGTTTGTACAAAATGCTACGGTAGAGACCTCGCAAGGGGCGAGATTGTTGAAAAAGGTGAGTCTGTTGGAATTATTGCAGCTCAATCAATTGGAGAACCAGGTACACAGCTAACAATGAGAACATTCCATATTGGCGGTGCAGCATCAAAAGTTGTTGAACAGACCGTTCTTGAGGCAAAAAACTCAGGGACAATTAAGTTCATAAATATTACTACTGTCAAAAATAGAGAAGGACTTCTTGTTGTAATGAACAGAAACGGAAGTATTGCAGTTGTTGATTCCAGAGGTAGAGAGAGAGAGAAGTACTCTATTGTCTATGGTGCGAAACTTCTCGTTAAAAATAATCAGAAGGTTGAAATTGGAGAAAGACTTGTTGAATGGGATCCATATTCTACACCAATACTTACAGAGCTTGGAGGTAAAATAGCCCTCGGAGATATTGTAGAAGGAGTTACTGTGAAAGAAGAAGTTGATGAGGTCACCGGTCTTTCTCACAAGGTTATCATCGACTATCCTGCGAATATGAGGCCGAGGATTTCAATAAAAGATGAACAAGGAAAAGTAACCCAAAAAATTCCTGGCACTACTGCACTCGCACGTTATTTACTGCCAGCAGGAGCACATATTCTTGTAGAAAAAGGTGATACAGTTTACCCGGGAGATATATTAGCAAAAATACCGAGGGAAACAACAAAGACCAAAGATATTACAGGTGGTCTCCCAAGAGTAGCAGAATTATTCGAAGCCAGACGACCAAAAGAACAAGCAATAGTTACAGAAATAGATGGTATGGTTGAGTTCAAAGGTGCTCATAAAGGTATGCGCGTTGTTGTTGTAAAAGGAGGAGACGAGGTAAGAGAGTATCTTATCCCTAAAGGTAAACATGTTAGCGTTCACGAGGGTGACTGGGTTAGAGCTGGAGAGCCTCTTATGGATGGAGCTGTAAATCCGCATAATATACTTGATATACTTGGGCCTCATGAACTCCAAAGATATCTTGTTGATGAGGTACAAAAAGTTTACAGGTTACAGGGTGTTTCGATTAATGACAAACATATTGAGGTGATTGTCAGGCAGATGATGAAGAAGGTGAAAATTGAAGATCCAGGTGATACAGATTTTCTTATCAGTGAACAAGTTGATAGAAGAATATTCCACGAGGAAAACCTGAGGGTTAAAGCCGCAGGGGGCAAGCCAGCTCAAGGCAAACCTTTATTGCTTGGGATAACAAAGGCATCTCTTACAACAGACAGTTTCATATCTGCCGCTTCATTCCAGGAGACAACGAGAGTTCTAACAGAAGCTGCTATAACTGGATTAATCGACGAGCTCAAAGGGCTCAAAGAGAATGTTATAATGGGAAGAATGATACCTGCAGGGACTGGAATGCCAAGATATCGAAATACTTTTGTTAAAAGAGAATTTCAGCCTCAACTCTCTGAGCCTGAACCTTCAATTACTGAACAAACATAA